One genomic window of Halorhabdus sp. CBA1104 includes the following:
- a CDS encoding PIN domain-containing protein, with product MTLYDSSVLIDYLDGKSETVAYVEDHHDRRAVAPQLVVFEVYQGEVFTAGPADFEAVDRALSWVDVVEAPTGAARSAAEVQATLHERGDALAPRDAFIAGMADRLGERLAVADADFDVAGLTDVLDVDFV from the coding sequence ATGACGCTGTACGATAGCAGCGTGCTGATCGACTATCTCGATGGCAAATCTGAGACAGTGGCGTACGTCGAGGACCACCACGATCGGCGAGCCGTCGCACCCCAGCTGGTCGTTTTCGAAGTCTATCAGGGAGAGGTATTCACGGCTGGACCGGCTGATTTCGAGGCCGTTGACCGTGCACTTTCGTGGGTGGACGTCGTCGAAGCGCCAACTGGAGCCGCCAGGAGCGCCGCCGAAGTTCAGGCAACGCTGCACGAGCGTGGCGATGCCCTCGCTCCGCGGGACGCGTTTATTGCTGGCATGGCAGATCGGCTCGGCGAACGGCTGGCCGTCGCTGACGCCGACTTCGACGTCGCGGGACTCACCGACGTCCTCGACGTAGATTTCGTCTGA
- a CDS encoding aldo/keto reductase, whose amino-acid sequence MQTRPLGATGQESSVVTFGTIALNWLEQEGANQLIELVREHGVTHFDVAPTYGDAELKLGPKLRQYREDIFLGCKTQERSYEGAWQKLERSIDRLGIEKIDLYQVHGLEYEEELETITADDGALAAFREAQEQGLIDHIGLTSHGNPGLIRNAIEEIDDLETLMFPLNPVVDAKDGEEYDYDAVLQQADEANIGTLAIKAFAKGSWPDTAELPEHERPYANWYEPVDEPDVIRDRLNYTLSRGVDTVVTPGDPKLVKMVLSAGDRYEALDEAAQRAIVEQARHAESPVPEQLHH is encoded by the coding sequence ATGCAAACCCGTCCACTCGGTGCAACTGGCCAGGAAAGTAGCGTCGTCACGTTCGGGACGATCGCACTGAACTGGCTCGAACAGGAGGGCGCAAACCAGCTGATCGAACTCGTCCGTGAGCACGGCGTCACCCACTTCGATGTCGCCCCGACCTACGGCGACGCCGAACTCAAACTCGGGCCGAAACTTCGCCAGTATCGGGAGGATATCTTCCTGGGCTGTAAGACTCAAGAACGCTCCTACGAGGGAGCCTGGCAGAAACTCGAACGATCCATAGACCGTCTCGGCATCGAGAAGATCGACCTCTATCAGGTCCACGGCTTAGAATACGAGGAAGAACTGGAGACGATCACTGCCGACGACGGCGCGCTGGCTGCCTTCCGGGAAGCCCAGGAACAGGGCTTGATCGACCATATCGGATTGACGAGCCACGGCAACCCAGGGTTAATTCGAAACGCGATCGAGGAGATCGACGATCTGGAGACGCTGATGTTCCCGCTGAATCCCGTCGTCGACGCCAAGGACGGCGAGGAGTACGATTACGATGCCGTCTTGCAGCAAGCCGACGAGGCGAACATCGGCACGCTCGCGATCAAAGCCTTCGCGAAGGGGTCTTGGCCCGACACAGCGGAGCTGCCCGAACACGAGCGACCGTACGCGAACTGGTACGAGCCGGTCGATGAACCCGACGTGATCCGCGACCGCCTGAACTACACCCTCTCGCGTGGCGTCGATACGGTTGTTACCCCTGGCGATCCCAAACTCGTCAAGATGGTGCTTTCGGCCGGCGATCGCTACGAGGCACTCGACGAGGCGGCCCAACGTGCGATCGTCGAGCAAGCTCGCCACGCCGAGAGTCCGGTCCCCGAACAACTGCACCACTGA
- a CDS encoding class I SAM-dependent methyltransferase, which yields MDVPETVATALADRAVAGKRCLEAGAGAGNATLGLLAAGAREVLAVTNDREHAATVRERVAATQSESVRTIEADLRDIPLADETVEVVTAHALCNVVTTAELPAIADELTRVAAPGAQLVVDDYAPLPDRAAMADIFALENAAGQLADGRPPLTFYPESLLRSVFESRSWTFQRRKALLDPVPWTETHVEAHADVARAAATSLDGDLGDALAAEADRLIEAIGSESVGEMYSLAFRLDG from the coding sequence ATGGACGTTCCGGAGACGGTCGCGACGGCGCTTGCGGATCGAGCCGTGGCTGGCAAGCGCTGTCTGGAGGCCGGTGCCGGCGCGGGGAACGCGACGCTCGGCCTTCTGGCTGCGGGGGCTCGTGAGGTCTTAGCGGTGACGAACGATCGCGAGCACGCCGCGACGGTTCGTGAGCGTGTCGCGGCGACCCAATCCGAGTCCGTCCGCACGATCGAAGCCGATCTCCGGGACATTCCACTGGCGGACGAGACCGTCGAGGTCGTCACGGCCCACGCGCTGTGCAACGTCGTCACGACGGCCGAATTGCCGGCTATCGCGGACGAACTCACGCGGGTCGCCGCACCGGGGGCGCAGTTGGTGGTCGACGACTACGCGCCGCTTCCGGATAGGGCGGCCATGGCCGACATCTTCGCCCTCGAAAACGCAGCAGGGCAACTCGCCGACGGTCGCCCGCCGCTGACGTTCTATCCCGAATCGCTGCTCCGGAGCGTCTTCGAATCGCGTAGCTGGACGTTCCAGCGCCGGAAGGCCCTCCTCGATCCGGTCCCGTGGACGGAGACGCACGTCGAGGCCCACGCTGACGTCGCCAGAGCGGCTGCAACGTCCCTCGACGGCGATCTCGGTGACGCACTCGCGGCCGAAGCTGATCGACTGATCGAAGCGATCGGCTCGGAATCGGTCGGCGAGATGTATAGCCTGGCGTTCCGACTCGACGGGTGA
- a CDS encoding sugar kinase, with the protein MSTLITVGETPLRISPPGAQQFVGSDEVSMSAVGTESNVAIAAANLGTNTRWLSKVPATQLGKRVISELHRYGAKTDVTWCEGGRLGIEFYQRASPPREAVVVHDRDGAAAASMTPGELSMDRIQAADAVFAAGSTAALSGTAADTIEAALRAGRADGGLSVFELDFRPRLWSPEDARQALQKILPEVDVLIANESQLQTVFERSGEYREVAHGVASEWDFDLLAMTRGEYGAIAIQDSVFHECESIETETVDAAGQHDAFAGAFIQQLLTDAPPDEALSYGVAAAAVCRTIPGPIPAIDRSAVDRVREEL; encoded by the coding sequence ATGAGTACGCTTATCACCGTAGGGGAGACGCCGCTGAGAATTTCACCACCGGGTGCACAGCAATTCGTCGGCAGTGACGAAGTGTCGATGTCTGCCGTCGGGACCGAGAGCAACGTGGCCATCGCCGCCGCAAATCTCGGGACCAACACGCGGTGGCTGTCGAAAGTGCCGGCAACCCAACTCGGAAAGCGAGTTATCAGCGAGTTACACCGATATGGGGCGAAAACGGACGTCACCTGGTGTGAGGGTGGTCGACTCGGGATCGAGTTCTACCAGCGGGCCAGCCCTCCCCGTGAGGCGGTGGTCGTCCACGACCGTGACGGGGCCGCGGCCGCCTCGATGACGCCAGGCGAGTTGTCGATGGATCGCATCCAGGCGGCCGATGCCGTCTTCGCTGCGGGCAGTACCGCTGCCCTCTCTGGGACGGCCGCCGACACGATCGAAGCAGCGTTACGAGCCGGCAGAGCCGACGGCGGACTGTCCGTATTCGAACTCGATTTCAGGCCCCGGTTGTGGTCGCCGGAAGATGCGCGTCAGGCCCTCCAGAAGATCCTCCCCGAAGTCGATGTCCTGATCGCCAACGAAAGTCAGCTTCAAACGGTCTTCGAGCGCAGCGGGGAGTATCGGGAGGTTGCCCACGGCGTCGCCTCGGAGTGGGACTTCGATCTCCTGGCGATGACGAGAGGCGAGTACGGTGCGATCGCTATACAGGATAGTGTCTTTCACGAGTGTGAGTCGATCGAGACCGAGACAGTCGACGCGGCCGGCCAGCACGATGCCTTCGCCGGCGCGTTCATCCAGCAGCTGCTGACCGACGCGCCACCGGACGAGGCACTCTCGTATGGCGTCGCCGCAGCGGCAGTCTGTCGGACCATCCCCGGCCCGATTCCAGCGATCGATCGATCGGCTGTCGATCGGGTCCGCGAGGAATTGTAA
- the thiD gene encoding bifunctional hydroxymethylpyrimidine kinase/phosphomethylpyrimidine kinase codes for MTRNEAPHDPPTVLTIAGSDSGGGAGIQADLKTIEAIGAFGTSAITSVTAQNTTGVQGSHLLPIEQIRAQIEAVRDDFDVQAAKTGMLATSDVIETVTEYATDLPALVVDPVMVAASGDRLLESDAEAAYEQLIAQATVVTPNADEAAVLTGIAPDDEPSAVKAGERIVEMGADAALVKGGHIPSEDVIDVLVTADATGEPAVRTFRHERIDTEATHGSGCTLSSAIAAHLAQGADLQTSVGRAIDLLARAVRYNLSVGEGPGAVHHLVETRERAARTETAEAVQALLEAFSDREIAPLVPEVGSNVVGGTPFAERPGEVAAVDGRLRRAMDGITTTGGVRFGASSHVARYLLDAREADPSVRFAVNWRYDETIPTALEQFDGDVVTLESTPTLEAGAGRAFDGSTDPAALINHGGKGRVPVTVLFGRTPAELEARTATLLDAV; via the coding sequence ATGACCCGCAACGAAGCCCCACACGACCCGCCGACCGTGCTGACGATCGCCGGCAGCGACTCCGGTGGCGGCGCGGGGATTCAGGCCGATCTGAAGACCATCGAGGCAATAGGGGCCTTTGGCACCAGCGCGATCACGAGCGTCACAGCCCAGAACACGACGGGCGTCCAGGGGAGCCACCTCCTGCCAATCGAGCAGATCAGGGCACAGATCGAGGCCGTCCGCGACGATTTCGACGTCCAGGCTGCCAAAACCGGGATGCTCGCGACGAGTGACGTCATCGAGACCGTCACGGAGTACGCCACGGACCTCCCCGCACTCGTGGTCGACCCCGTGATGGTCGCTGCATCGGGGGATCGATTGCTCGAATCCGACGCCGAAGCCGCCTACGAGCAACTGATCGCCCAGGCGACCGTGGTGACGCCCAACGCCGACGAAGCAGCTGTACTGACAGGAATCGCGCCCGACGACGAACCGTCGGCCGTCAAAGCTGGCGAGCGCATCGTCGAGATGGGAGCTGACGCGGCACTCGTGAAAGGCGGCCACATCCCCAGCGAGGACGTAATCGACGTCCTCGTCACGGCGGATGCGACAGGTGAACCTGCCGTGCGGACGTTCCGCCACGAGCGGATCGACACTGAGGCGACCCACGGCTCGGGCTGTACGCTCTCAAGTGCGATCGCGGCCCATCTCGCCCAGGGGGCCGATCTCCAGACGAGCGTCGGCCGGGCGATCGACTTGCTGGCGCGGGCGGTCCGGTATAACCTCTCAGTCGGCGAGGGACCCGGGGCCGTCCACCACCTCGTCGAAACTCGCGAGCGCGCCGCCCGGACCGAGACAGCCGAGGCCGTCCAGGCCCTACTCGAAGCGTTCAGTGATCGAGAGATCGCACCGCTCGTTCCCGAAGTCGGATCGAACGTCGTTGGTGGGACCCCGTTCGCCGAACGGCCTGGCGAGGTCGCGGCCGTCGACGGGCGTCTCAGGCGAGCGATGGACGGGATCACGACGACAGGAGGCGTGCGATTCGGCGCGTCGAGTCACGTCGCCCGGTACCTCCTGGATGCCCGTGAGGCCGACCCAAGCGTCCGGTTTGCCGTCAACTGGCGCTACGACGAGACGATCCCAACAGCACTCGAACAGTTCGACGGTGACGTCGTGACTCTCGAATCGACGCCGACGCTGGAAGCAGGTGCTGGTCGCGCGTTCGACGGCAGCACCGATCCTGCAGCGCTCATCAACCACGGTGGTAAGGGTCGCGTTCCTGTGACCGTGCTGTTCGGGCGGACGCCGGCGGAACTCGAAGCCAGGACGGCGACCCTGCTCGATGCCGTCTAA
- a CDS encoding antitoxin VapB family protein yields MSKSIRVAEDTHAALAELKGDDESFDELLSRLIEDRREAIQSGAGIWEGSDAATVARQKRRAMKEDVGR; encoded by the coding sequence ATGAGCAAGAGCATCCGGGTCGCGGAAGACACACACGCGGCCCTCGCGGAATTGAAGGGAGACGACGAGTCCTTCGACGAGTTGCTATCGCGGCTGATCGAGGACCGGCGGGAAGCGATTCAATCCGGCGCTGGGATCTGGGAAGGCAGTGACGCCGCGACGGTGGCTCGCCAGAAGCGCCGAGCAATGAAAGAGGACGTCGGGCGATGA
- the mutL gene encoding DNA mismatch repair endonuclease MutL has product MSEREEIRELDDTTVERIAAGEVVERPASAVKELLENALDADASRIHVAVESGGKDAISVSDDGVGMTESQVRTAVREHTTSKIRDIADLEGGVGTLGFRGEALHAIGAVSRVTITTRPQGGDHGTRLRVEGGEVTTVEPAGCPEGTTVTVEDLFYNVPARRKYLSQDATEFDHVNSIVTNYALANPAVAVELEHDGRETFATSGQGSIQETIMAVYGREVAESMIEVRAADLPAGPLTDVSGLVSDPETTRAGREYLSTFVNGRFVRSNAARDAVIEAYDTQLSPDRYPFAVLNLSLPADVIDVNVHPRKMEVRFAEEAGLREQVRTAVENALLREGLVRSSAPRGRSAPDQTTIEQGKGQPAADGETDHGTREVDASRGVGETKPDSGRQTAPSDPASETGPSSEQTPDSGDATDGRDDRGVRTDTATAPERTDPPSTPDRERSSPASDSQHAEPATAGSRPADSDEGEPAPTRIRERGAQTTLGDGENALDNEFDSLPSMRVLGQFRDTYVVAETDTGLVLIDQHAADERINYERLTDAFAADTTTQALAEPVELSLTAREAELFERFQPALEGIGFTADRTDEKTVAVSTVPTILAETADPELLREVLASFVTDEADPDGTVEAAADELLADLACYPSITGNTSLTDGSIVDLLERLDECENPYACPHGRPVVIEIDAAELAERFERDYPGHTTRRFE; this is encoded by the coding sequence ATGAGCGAACGCGAAGAGATCAGGGAGCTCGACGACACCACCGTCGAGCGCATCGCCGCCGGCGAGGTCGTCGAGCGTCCCGCCTCGGCGGTCAAGGAACTGCTCGAAAACGCCCTCGACGCCGACGCCTCTCGAATCCACGTCGCGGTCGAATCCGGCGGGAAAGACGCCATCAGCGTCAGCGACGACGGCGTCGGCATGACCGAATCCCAGGTTCGGACCGCGGTCCGGGAACACACCACGAGCAAGATCCGGGACATCGCGGATCTCGAGGGCGGCGTCGGGACGCTGGGGTTCCGCGGCGAGGCGCTGCACGCGATCGGGGCCGTCTCCCGGGTGACGATCACGACGCGCCCGCAGGGAGGCGACCACGGCACGCGCTTGCGAGTCGAAGGCGGCGAAGTGACGACCGTCGAACCCGCAGGCTGCCCGGAAGGGACGACGGTGACTGTCGAGGATCTCTTTTACAACGTGCCAGCCCGCCGGAAGTATCTGAGTCAAGACGCCACGGAGTTCGATCACGTCAACTCGATCGTCACCAACTACGCGCTGGCGAACCCGGCCGTCGCCGTCGAACTCGAACACGACGGCCGGGAGACCTTCGCCACGAGCGGGCAGGGCTCGATCCAGGAGACGATTATGGCTGTCTACGGCCGTGAGGTCGCAGAATCGATGATCGAGGTCCGGGCGGCGGATCTGCCCGCGGGACCGCTGACTGACGTCTCCGGACTGGTCAGCGACCCGGAGACGACCCGTGCCGGCCGGGAGTACCTCTCGACGTTCGTCAACGGCCGGTTCGTCCGGTCGAACGCCGCCCGTGATGCCGTCATCGAGGCGTACGACACGCAACTGTCGCCCGACCGGTACCCGTTTGCGGTGCTGAATCTCTCCTTGCCGGCCGACGTGATCGACGTCAACGTCCACCCTCGGAAGATGGAAGTCCGCTTTGCCGAGGAGGCCGGCTTGCGCGAACAGGTCCGGACCGCCGTCGAGAACGCGCTCCTCCGGGAAGGGTTGGTCCGATCGAGTGCACCCCGCGGTCGGTCGGCCCCCGACCAGACGACGATCGAGCAGGGCAAAGGGCAGCCAGCAGCGGATGGCGAGACAGATCACGGGACTCGAGAGGTCGACGCCTCGCGTGGCGTCGGCGAGACCAAGCCAGACAGCGGACGGCAGACAGCACCCTCAGATCCAGCCTCAGAGACAGGGCCATCCTCCGAGCAAACCCCCGACAGCGGCGACGCGACCGACGGGCGAGACGACCGCGGCGTTCGGACAGACACCGCGACAGCGCCAGAGAGGACCGATCCGCCGTCGACGCCGGATCGCGAGCGATCCAGCCCGGCTTCGGACAGCCAGCACGCCGAGCCAGCAACAGCCGGCAGCCGACCAGCCGACAGCGACGAGGGGGAGCCAGCACCGACTCGCATCCGAGAACGCGGGGCACAGACCACACTCGGAGACGGCGAGAACGCACTCGACAACGAATTCGACTCGCTGCCGTCGATGCGGGTGCTCGGACAGTTCAGAGACACGTACGTCGTCGCCGAGACGGACACCGGACTGGTCTTGATCGACCAGCATGCCGCCGACGAGCGGATCAACTACGAGCGACTGACGGACGCTTTCGCCGCCGACACGACGACGCAGGCGCTGGCCGAGCCGGTCGAGCTATCGCTGACCGCCAGGGAAGCCGAACTGTTCGAACGATTCCAGCCGGCACTCGAAGGAATCGGCTTCACTGCAGACCGTACTGACGAAAAAACCGTGGCCGTCAGCACTGTCCCGACCATCCTGGCCGAGACAGCCGATCCCGAACTCCTCAGAGAGGTCCTGGCGTCGTTCGTTACCGACGAAGCGGACCCCGACGGCACTGTCGAGGCAGCGGCCGACGAATTGCTCGCAGACCTGGCCTGTTACCCGTCGATCACAGGCAACACGTCGTTGACGGACGGGTCGATCGTCGACTTACTGGAGCGACTCGACGAGTGTGAGAACCCCTATGCCTGTCCGCACGGCCGGCCAGTCGTCATCGAGATCGACGCTGCGGAACTCGCAGAGCGCTTCGAGCGTGACTATCCCGGGCACACGACGCGCCGATTCGAGTGA
- the mutS gene encoding DNA mismatch repair protein MutS: protein MTDAEGIVGEFLSLKAETDADLLAMQVGDFYEFFAEDAETVADELDLQISKKSSHGSSYPMAGVPVDELMPYLKGLVERGYRVAVAEQHETANGHARDIERVVTPGTLLSATDAQARYLAAVVVGDDEWGLAFADVTTGQFFVTSSPDRDAVFSELYRFNLTEVLPGPTVRTDDETLDRLRERTDATLSLHATEAFAPGRARHRLRNQFGDETLDSVGLDTDPVIAAAGAVLAYVEETGQGVLASMTRLQRYGGGEHVELDATTQRNLELTETMQGEQSGSLLDTIDHTVTSAGTRTLRAWLQRPRRSKTKLHRRQESVAALAGAAMARERLREELGDAYDLQRLASKAASGSADARDLRAAAKTLALSETVREIVAETPDLSDSPLADRLAEVDQSAVRELQEKLDAAIVEDPPGTITEGGIIRRGYDDELDEIIENHEAALEWIETLPDRESREHGITHLSVDRNKTDGYYIQVGNSETEKAPDHYENVKSLKNATRYTTDELEEREREILRLEEQRHELERELFEQLRDRVATRAQLLQDVGAALAEVDVLTALATHAVRNDWTCPELVDSRTLDIEAGRHPVVEQATEFVPNDLRMDGDRQFLIVTGPNMSGKSTYMRQAALIVLLAQIGSFVPARSATIGLVDGIYTRVGALDELAQGRSTFMVEMQELSNILHSATDESLVILDEVGRGTATFDGISIAWAATEYLHNEVRAKTLFATHYHELTSLAEHLPRVQNVHVAADESDGDVTFLRTVRDGATDRSYGIHVADLAGVPDPVVDRSRDVLDRLREEKAIEAKGGSGGTTQAVFDLSAGEFTAGNAASADGGDPEARDQIADRFGDDAEAVLDELTALDVNETPPVELLSQIQAWQDELDRR, encoded by the coding sequence ATGACTGACGCCGAGGGGATCGTCGGGGAATTTCTGTCCCTCAAAGCCGAGACTGACGCCGACCTGCTGGCGATGCAGGTCGGGGACTTCTACGAGTTTTTCGCTGAGGACGCCGAGACGGTCGCCGACGAATTAGATCTGCAAATCTCGAAGAAATCTAGTCACGGCTCCTCGTATCCGATGGCTGGCGTCCCCGTCGACGAGTTGATGCCGTATCTCAAGGGACTTGTCGAACGGGGCTATCGCGTCGCCGTCGCCGAACAACACGAGACGGCAAACGGCCACGCCCGCGATATCGAACGCGTCGTCACGCCCGGGACATTGCTCTCGGCGACCGATGCTCAGGCACGCTATCTGGCGGCCGTTGTTGTGGGCGACGACGAATGGGGACTGGCCTTTGCCGACGTGACGACCGGCCAGTTCTTCGTGACGAGTTCGCCCGACCGGGACGCCGTGTTCAGCGAACTCTACCGGTTCAACCTGACGGAAGTCCTCCCGGGACCGACGGTCCGGACCGACGACGAGACACTGGATCGGCTCCGCGAGCGAACCGACGCCACCCTGTCGCTGCACGCGACTGAGGCGTTCGCCCCCGGACGAGCGCGCCACCGGTTGCGCAACCAGTTCGGCGATGAGACACTGGACAGTGTGGGACTGGACACAGATCCAGTAATCGCGGCTGCCGGGGCCGTCCTCGCGTACGTCGAGGAGACCGGCCAGGGTGTGCTGGCTTCGATGACACGCTTGCAGCGATACGGCGGCGGGGAACACGTCGAACTCGATGCGACCACCCAGCGGAATTTGGAACTCACCGAGACGATGCAAGGCGAGCAGTCAGGGTCGCTGCTCGATACGATCGATCACACGGTCACGAGCGCCGGAACCCGGACGCTGCGAGCCTGGTTGCAGCGCCCGCGTCGATCGAAAACGAAGCTCCATCGCCGACAGGAAAGCGTGGCCGCACTGGCCGGGGCGGCGATGGCACGAGAGCGCTTGCGCGAGGAACTCGGCGACGCCTACGACCTCCAGCGACTGGCCAGCAAGGCCGCCTCCGGCAGCGCCGATGCCCGGGACCTTCGGGCCGCAGCCAAGACGCTCGCCCTTTCCGAGACGGTCCGAGAAATCGTCGCCGAGACGCCCGATCTGTCGGACTCGCCACTTGCCGATCGGTTGGCTGAAGTAGATCAGTCGGCCGTACGCGAACTCCAGGAAAAGTTGGACGCGGCCATCGTCGAGGACCCACCGGGGACGATCACCGAGGGCGGAATCATCCGACGGGGATACGACGACGAACTAGACGAAATCATCGAGAACCACGAGGCCGCCCTGGAGTGGATCGAGACGCTTCCCGACCGCGAGAGTCGCGAACACGGTATCACCCACCTCTCGGTCGACCGCAACAAGACCGACGGCTACTACATCCAGGTCGGCAACAGCGAGACCGAGAAGGCCCCCGATCACTACGAGAACGTCAAGTCACTGAAAAACGCCACGCGCTACACCACCGACGAACTCGAAGAACGCGAACGCGAGATTCTCCGGCTGGAGGAACAGCGCCACGAGTTGGAGCGAGAGCTGTTCGAGCAATTGCGCGATCGCGTGGCAACGCGGGCACAGCTGCTTCAGGATGTCGGTGCCGCGCTGGCCGAGGTCGACGTACTCACCGCCCTGGCAACCCACGCCGTCCGCAACGACTGGACGTGTCCGGAACTGGTCGATTCTCGCACCCTGGACATCGAAGCGGGCCGTCACCCGGTGGTCGAACAGGCGACGGAGTTCGTCCCCAACGACCTCCGGATGGACGGAGATCGCCAGTTCCTGATCGTCACCGGGCCGAACATGAGCGGGAAGTCAACCTACATGCGCCAGGCGGCACTGATCGTCCTGCTGGCCCAAATCGGCTCGTTCGTCCCGGCCCGCTCGGCGACCATCGGCCTCGTCGACGGGATCTACACCCGCGTCGGCGCACTGGACGAACTCGCCCAGGGTCGCTCGACGTTCATGGTCGAGATGCAGGAACTCTCGAACATCCTCCACTCGGCGACCGACGAGTCACTGGTCATCTTAGACGAAGTTGGCCGAGGCACGGCAACCTTCGATGGCATCTCGATCGCGTGGGCCGCCACCGAGTACCTCCACAACGAAGTGCGGGCGAAGACGCTCTTTGCCACCCATTACCACGAACTCACGAGCCTGGCCGAACACCTGCCTCGCGTCCAAAATGTCCACGTCGCAGCCGACGAGAGCGACGGGGACGTGACCTTCCTCCGGACGGTCCGGGACGGTGCGACCGATCGCTCCTATGGCATCCACGTCGCCGATCTGGCCGGCGTGCCCGATCCGGTTGTCGATCGCTCCCGGGACGTGCTCGACCGCCTGCGCGAGGAGAAAGCGATCGAGGCCAAAGGCGGCTCTGGTGGCACGACCCAGGCTGTCTTCGATCTCTCGGCCGGCGAGTTCACCGCCGGAAACGCGGCGAGTGCCGACGGTGGCGACCCGGAAGCCCGCGATCAGATCGCCGACCGGTTCGGTGATGACGCCGAGGCGGTCCTCGATGAATTAACCGCCCTGGACGTCAACGAGACGCCGCCCGTCGAACTCTTATCACAGATCCAGGCCTGGCAGGACGAACTGGACAGGCGCTGA
- a CDS encoding PGF-CTERM sorting domain-containing protein encodes MSVLGSRVAVGLWVVVLVGAMAVAPFGGIGLAQGQDKVTLTLAVGDSDGNDVGDVTLNVSWADGNETVTTRANGQALVDVPRGSNVTIAVEPGDYVRNVPVEITDASAETVSIDVARKGSIDLQVDRSGTAVPNATVRLTQDGQTVLTGETNGNGQLQTGPIERGSYEIAVTKPGHLNYSKRYRVTGDVSRAIPLEEASVSVTFDVRDGHFDTPRAVTEATVDVDGIGSVTTLSNGEATLRVPVNTEQTVTVRKDGYTTNTTTVTISESAIEHNVTVSRTPELALRPANDRIVVGETVRVVVTDEYGQTVSGATVSVEGESVGTTDSNGALTVPIEAAGELAVVATADGLRAEATVEGVDPGGGETATATETETETETATPTEATTTVTGTDTPGSTTVTTTSGPGFGIGIAIATVLSVALLARRQ; translated from the coding sequence ATGTCAGTACTCGGTAGCCGTGTGGCCGTCGGACTCTGGGTAGTCGTCCTCGTCGGGGCGATGGCCGTCGCTCCCTTCGGAGGGATTGGCCTCGCTCAGGGGCAAGACAAAGTGACGCTTACCCTCGCCGTGGGGGATTCCGACGGGAACGATGTCGGTGATGTAACACTCAATGTCTCGTGGGCAGACGGCAACGAGACAGTGACGACGAGAGCGAACGGACAGGCTCTGGTCGACGTGCCACGGGGATCGAACGTGACGATCGCCGTCGAACCCGGGGACTACGTTCGGAACGTGCCGGTCGAGATAACCGATGCGAGTGCAGAGACTGTCAGCATCGACGTCGCCAGGAAAGGATCGATAGATCTGCAGGTAGACCGTTCGGGCACAGCCGTCCCGAACGCGACAGTTCGCCTCACACAGGACGGACAGACAGTCCTCACGGGCGAGACGAATGGGAACGGACAGTTACAGACCGGACCGATCGAACGCGGCTCCTACGAGATCGCAGTCACGAAGCCGGGGCACCTGAACTACAGCAAGCGCTATCGGGTTACCGGCGACGTTTCGCGAGCGATTCCCCTCGAAGAAGCATCGGTGTCTGTGACCTTCGACGTCCGAGATGGGCACTTCGATACCCCACGGGCAGTCACGGAGGCAACGGTCGATGTCGACGGGATCGGATCAGTGACGACACTTTCGAACGGTGAAGCGACGTTACGCGTCCCCGTCAACACCGAGCAGACCGTTACCGTTCGGAAAGACGGATACACCACCAATACGACGACGGTCACGATCAGCGAGTCAGCGATCGAACACAATGTGACGGTTTCGCGCACGCCGGAGTTAGCACTGCGACCCGCAAACGACCGGATCGTCGTCGGCGAGACCGTGCGAGTCGTTGTCACCGACGAGTACGGCCAGACGGTCTCGGGGGCGACAGTCAGCGTCGAAGGCGAGAGCGTCGGCACGACGGACAGCAACGGCGCACTGACGGTCCCGATCGAAGCCGCCGGCGAGTTGGCAGTCGTGGCGACAGCCGACGGGCTACGGGCCGAGGCGACCGTCGAGGGAGTCGACCCCGGAGGCGGTGAGACAGCAACGGCGACCGAGACCGAAACTGAAACCGAGACAGCGACGCCGACGGAGGCCACGACGACTGTCACGGGGACGGACACGCCCGGATCGACGACTGTGACGACGACGAGCGGGCCGGGCTTTGGTATCGGCATCGCGATCGCGACAGTGCTTTCGGTCGCCCTGCTGGCCCGGCGGCAGTGA